One genomic region from Dehalobacter restrictus DSM 9455 encodes:
- a CDS encoding GspE/PulE family protein, producing the protein MPETMRKLGQLLVESEVITAKQLEDALEMQSKTSKKLGEILIETKSITEKQLLKVLEFQYHIPYYDLGETPIDPLATGLITEGMVRKHSLIPIKKENNVLIVAMVDPLDFYAIDDVKRATRLDVKPAMATASDIMNAIERYYGKESAEKAIEELKQTYDLVDFSGIDDQFGDEVTNAPVVRLVNSVIQHAIKTNASDIHIEPSDNEMRIRYRIDGELQEAMKTSKAAHQAIVTRIKIMGQMDIAEKRLPQDGRIEVSIDGNNVDLRLSILPTVHGEKIVIRVLGMRNSTYTKSELGFTAENLELFDRIIKSPNGIILVSGPTGSGKTTTLYAVMRELNKPTVNIITVEDPVEYRMDGINQVQVNTKAGLTFASGLRSILRQDPDIIMIGEIRDSETAQIAIRSAITGHLVLSTIHTNDAASSIIRLVDMGIESYLVSSAVVGLMAQRLVRKICPKCKTSYRPEHAEMMLLKLREPQPLYKGTGCPACNYTGYSGRTAIHEIIPINKDIREMVNRGVTPDQIRHIAGRFGYISLRDTCTRLVLDGTTTTEELLKVTYSIE; encoded by the coding sequence ATGCCGGAAACGATGCGAAAACTGGGACAGCTTTTAGTTGAATCAGAGGTGATTACTGCTAAGCAGCTCGAAGATGCTTTGGAAATGCAGTCCAAAACTTCTAAAAAACTGGGCGAGATCCTTATTGAAACGAAATCTATTACGGAAAAACAGCTACTCAAAGTGCTGGAATTTCAATATCATATTCCTTACTATGATCTAGGTGAAACTCCGATTGATCCTCTTGCTACGGGACTGATTACGGAAGGAATGGTCAGAAAGCATTCCTTGATACCGATCAAGAAGGAAAATAATGTGCTGATCGTTGCCATGGTCGACCCGCTGGACTTTTATGCGATCGATGATGTCAAACGGGCAACCCGGCTTGATGTCAAGCCAGCCATGGCTACCGCGTCGGATATCATGAATGCGATCGAGCGCTATTATGGCAAGGAAAGCGCCGAAAAAGCGATTGAAGAACTGAAACAAACGTATGACCTTGTTGATTTCTCCGGAATTGACGATCAGTTTGGCGATGAGGTGACGAATGCCCCTGTCGTAAGACTGGTTAATTCCGTGATTCAGCATGCCATCAAGACAAATGCCAGTGACATCCATATTGAACCGTCTGACAATGAAATGCGGATCCGCTACCGGATAGACGGAGAACTTCAGGAAGCCATGAAAACATCTAAAGCGGCCCACCAGGCCATCGTCACCAGAATTAAGATCATGGGGCAAATGGATATTGCTGAGAAGCGCCTACCCCAGGACGGCAGAATTGAAGTCAGCATTGACGGCAATAACGTTGACCTCAGGCTTTCCATACTTCCAACAGTCCACGGAGAAAAGATAGTTATCCGCGTGCTCGGAATGAGAAACAGTACCTATACCAAATCTGAGCTAGGCTTTACTGCTGAAAATCTTGAGCTGTTTGACCGGATCATCAAAAGTCCAAATGGGATCATCCTTGTTTCTGGCCCCACCGGTTCCGGAAAAACGACGACACTTTACGCAGTCATGCGAGAATTGAATAAACCAACTGTCAATATCATCACCGTAGAAGACCCTGTTGAATACCGGATGGATGGGATCAATCAGGTCCAAGTCAATACCAAAGCTGGCCTGACTTTTGCCTCGGGACTGCGGTCGATTCTGCGTCAGGACCCCGACATTATCATGATTGGGGAGATCCGCGACTCGGAAACAGCCCAGATTGCGATCCGTTCAGCCATCACCGGCCACCTGGTCTTAAGCACTATCCACACCAACGATGCAGCTTCCTCGATTATCCGGCTAGTCGATATGGGAATTGAATCTTATCTTGTTTCTTCCGCTGTTGTCGGCCTAATGGCTCAAAGACTTGTCCGCAAAATCTGTCCAAAATGCAAAACTTCATACCGGCCGGAACATGCCGAAATGATGCTGCTGAAACTGCGCGAACCCCAGCCCCTTTACAAGGGGACCGGATGTCCTGCCTGTAATTACACCGGTTATTCCGGTCGAACCGCCATCCATGAAATCATTCCGATCAACAAGGATATCCGCGAGATGGTTAATCGGGGAGTAACTCCTGATCAAATAAGACATATTGCCGGCCGTTTCGGCTATATTTCCCTGCGTGATACCTGTACCCGTCTGGTTCTGGACGGAACCACCACCACGGAAGAATTATTAAAAGTAACCTATAGTATTGAATAG
- a CDS encoding prepilin peptidase, with protein METFFMEHVWLVYLGLFIVGLAAGKFLKILIRRNMEEEHRDFPSKPVVEILNALLYCALFWKYGFSLETLSFLIFGSILLLIAFIDFKTMLIPNWSVLLILVLGILFAFFNQDVSWLERLIGFFGAGLGLLLIYIFSRGGIGGGDIKLMAAAGFFLGWKLTFWAMLVGSIIGGVFGVIILVSGKGQLKTAIPYGPFLVIGIIGSILFGNEMISWYWSLLIR; from the coding sequence ATGGAAACGTTTTTTATGGAACATGTTTGGCTGGTCTATTTGGGATTATTTATTGTCGGGCTTGCTGCCGGAAAATTTTTGAAAATATTAATTAGAAGAAACATGGAAGAAGAGCACAGAGATTTCCCATCCAAACCGGTCGTGGAAATCCTGAATGCGCTGCTGTACTGTGCTTTATTCTGGAAATACGGTTTTTCTCTAGAAACATTGAGTTTTCTGATTTTTGGCTCGATCCTTTTACTCATTGCGTTCATTGATTTTAAGACCATGCTGATCCCAAACTGGAGCGTTCTCCTGATTCTGGTTCTGGGTATTTTGTTTGCTTTCTTCAATCAGGATGTCTCCTGGCTGGAGAGGCTGATTGGCTTCTTTGGAGCTGGATTGGGTTTGCTGCTGATCTATATATTCTCGAGAGGCGGCATAGGCGGCGGAGATATCAAGCTGATGGCCGCAGCAGGCTTTTTCCTAGGCTGGAAACTAACGTTTTGGGCAATGCTTGTCGGTTCAATCATCGGCGGAGTCTTTGGGGTGATTATCCTGGTCAGCGGCAAAGGACAATTAAAGACTGCAATCCCATATGGACCGTTTTTAGTGATAGGTATCATAGGAAGCATTCTTTTTGGCAACGAAATGATTTCGTGGTATTGGAGTTTATTAATACGCTAA
- a CDS encoding helix-turn-helix domain-containing protein encodes MSQRRIYHGKNKHLTDSERLQIEQLLREGVSLKRIAVTLEKSASTISREIRARAIESNKYAPYRIHNRCANLNVCQKMQICSDKPNCTRKCSRCNYCNAVCEEFEERRCHRLYDPPYVCNGCLEAYQCVLRKKYYLHRNAHEAYREMLVESRSGANITEDELLYLDEWISPLIQRGQSVHHIAVHNADRLIVSEKSIYRYVSGGLFKARNIDMPRVCRLKPRKTKTVEHKIDSTCRLGRTYADFLAFTEASDAPVVEIDSVIGRVGGKVLLTMMFKSCDLMLAFIRERNTSQSVIDVFNCLDETLSREVFSRLLSVCLADNGSEFSNPKALEYDAQGRRRTRLYYCDPFASYQKPNVELNHEFIRKILPKGTSFDALCQGDIDLMMSHINSYSREKLGDKSPLDVFNFIYGYDDVLKKLRISRIPANEILLKPSLLKK; translated from the coding sequence TTGAGTCAAAGGAGAATTTACCATGGCAAAAACAAGCATCTCACTGATTCGGAGCGTCTACAAATTGAGCAGCTACTGCGAGAGGGCGTATCTCTTAAGCGGATTGCCGTCACCCTTGAAAAAAGCGCATCCACCATTTCCCGTGAAATTCGCGCCCGCGCCATTGAAAGCAATAAATATGCGCCATACCGTATCCATAACCGCTGCGCCAATCTCAATGTCTGCCAAAAAATGCAGATCTGCTCCGACAAGCCTAATTGCACAAGAAAGTGTTCCCGCTGTAATTACTGCAATGCCGTATGCGAGGAATTCGAGGAGCGACGCTGCCACAGGCTTTATGATCCACCGTATGTCTGCAACGGTTGTCTTGAAGCTTACCAGTGTGTCCTACGGAAAAAGTATTACCTCCACAGAAATGCTCATGAGGCATACCGAGAGATGCTGGTGGAATCCCGCTCCGGTGCAAATATTACCGAGGATGAACTGCTCTACCTTGACGAATGGATCAGTCCCCTCATCCAGCGTGGGCAATCTGTTCATCACATCGCAGTCCACAATGCCGACAGGCTTATCGTCAGTGAGAAATCCATCTACCGCTATGTTTCCGGCGGACTCTTTAAGGCGAGAAACATTGACATGCCCCGGGTCTGCCGCCTTAAGCCCAGAAAAACCAAAACGGTGGAGCATAAAATCGACAGCACCTGCAGGCTTGGCCGCACCTACGCCGACTTCCTGGCCTTTACGGAAGCATCAGACGCTCCGGTCGTTGAGATAGATTCAGTTATCGGGCGTGTCGGTGGAAAGGTCCTGCTCACGATGATGTTCAAGTCCTGTGACTTGATGCTGGCCTTCATCAGGGAACGCAATACCTCCCAGTCCGTTATCGACGTCTTCAACTGCCTAGACGAAACTCTTAGCAGAGAGGTGTTCAGCCGCCTTCTTTCCGTTTGCCTCGCTGACAACGGTTCAGAGTTTTCAAACCCGAAAGCTTTGGAGTATGATGCACAGGGCCGCCGCAGGACGCGGCTGTACTACTGCGACCCATTCGCATCATACCAGAAGCCCAACGTGGAGTTGAACCACGAGTTCATTAGGAAAATATTGCCCAAAGGCACATCGTTTGACGCCCTGTGCCAAGGGGATATTGACCTTATGATGTCGCATATCAACTCCTATTCCAGGGAGAAACTGGGCGACAAATCGCCGTTGGATGTGTTTAACTTCATCTACGGATACGATGATGTCCTTAAAAAGCTGAGAATCAGCAGGATTCCTGCTAATGAAATCCTGCTGAAGCCGTCGCTTTTGAAAAAATAA